One part of the Gossypium raimondii isolate GPD5lz chromosome 1, ASM2569854v1, whole genome shotgun sequence genome encodes these proteins:
- the LOC105786672 gene encoding receptor kinase-like protein Xa21: MPNGSLDKWLHSNNQYLDILQRLNIMIYVASALEYLHHDNATPVVHCDLKPNNVLLDKDMVAHLSDFGITKLLCEEVSMIQTMTIATFGYMAPEVIDFTSNNLTGHIPKDMFDHLPNLKGLYWSLNLLSGRIPASLFKCKELQVLALSYNQMEGSLPIEIGNLSLLQDIAIGRNHFEGIIPREIGNLKNLNWLDLDFNNLTGSIPPHVFNISTLRMIALDINQLSGHLPSNMGLLLPNMEQLYLASNHLVGSNFLFDSNPFISGELPRVVGNVSSSLEEFSAYSCNIRGSIPNEIGNLSHLISIDLGGNKLIGQIPTTIGGLEELQSLSLKDNKLEGSIPSQLCHLNKLAFLFLTNNKLSGPIPACLGDLTSLRQLFLDSNKFSSSIPSTLTRLNYLLILYLSSNSLSGPLPTDIGKWKVLTSLDLSNNQFSGDIPTGVADLKDLTHFSLSNNRIMGSIPESFDELLSLEFLDLSRNNLSGEIPKSLKKLRYLKYFNVSFNRLEGKIPEGGSFGNYTIESFKGNEALCGATRLHVPNCKTRPLRNSKAKTKLKLIIYVALPIASTILVVALIIIILQNRRKDKLPTQEDMIPLGTWRRFSYHELRQATDGFNGSRLLGNGSYGSLFQGTLQDGTVIAVKVFKLELEGAFKSFDVECDVLCNTRHRNLVKVISSCSNDLNFKALVLEFMPNGSLDKWLYSNNQYLDILQRLNIMIDVASALEYLHHGNATPVVHCDLKPNNVLLDEDMVAHLSDFGIAKLLREEVSMIQTMTMATFGYMAPEYGIEGIVSTKGDVYSFGILLMEIITRKKPTDKMFEGERSLNSWVIESISSSRNQVVDPKLLSTIGREHLKVKNCALSILQVGLECSAELPNERLHMKEVVTKLKKIKVKLSRDMQRVR, from the exons ATGCCTAATGGGAGTCTTGATAAATGGTTGCATTCCAACAACCAATATTTGGATATCCTACAAAGGTTGAACATAATGATATATGTTGCATCTGCATTGGAATATCTCCATCACGACAATGCAACACCCGTGGTTCACTGTGATTTAAAACCCAACAATGTTCTATTAGATAAAGATATGGTTGCGCATTTGAGTGATTTTGGCATCACCAAACTCTTATGTGAAGAGGTTTCAATGATACAAACCATGACAATTGCAACATTTGGATATATGGCACCAG AAGTCATCGATTTCACCTCCAATAATCTCACTGGTCATATCCCAAAAGATATGTTTGATCATCTTCCAAATTTGAAAGGATTGTACTGGAGTCTTAACCTGCTTTCTGGTAGAATTCCTGCCAGTCTATTCAAGTGCAAAGAGTTACAAGTGTTAGCTTTATCGTATAACCAAATGGAGGGGAGCCTACCAATAGAAATTGGGAATTTGAGCCTGCTTCAAGACATCGCTATTGGTCGGAACCACTTTGAAG GTATAATACCACGTGAGATTGGCAACCTAAAGAATCTAAATTGGTTGGATTTAGACTTTAACAATCTTACTGGTTCTATCCCTCCAcatgtatttaatatttcaacttTAAGGATGATTGCTTTGGATATAAATCAGCTCTCTGGCCATCTTCCATCAAACATGGGCCTTTTACTTCCAAACATGGAGCAATTATATCTTGCTAGCAATCACCTTGTCGGCTCGAACTTTCTTTTCGATAGCAACCCATTTATTAGTGGTGAACTTCCAAGAGTGGTAGGAAATGTCTCAAGTTCTCTTGAAGAGTTCTCTGCTTATTCATGCAACATCAGGGGTAGCATCCCCAATGAAATTGGAAACTTAAGTCACTTGATAAGCATTGATCTCGGAGGCAATAAATTGATAGGACAGATTCCTACTACAATTGGTGGATTGGAAGAGTTGCAAAGTCTTTCTCTTAAAGACAATAAGTTAGAAGGATCCATCCCATCTCAGTTATGTCATCTAAACAAATTGGCTTTCTTGTTCTTGACCAATAACAAATTGTCTGGACCAATACCTGCTTGCTTAGGTGATCTCACTTCATTAAGGCAACTATTTCTAGACTCCAATAAGTTTTCCTCCTCAATACCTTCCACGTTGACAAGGCTTAACTATCTCCTCATCCTATACTTGTCTTCAAATTCTCTAAGTGGTCCACTGCCAACTGACATTGGAAAATGGAAAGTTTTGACTAGTTTGGATTTGTCGAACAATCAGTTCTCAGGTGATATCCCAACTGGAGTTGCAGATCTCAAGGACCTCACTCATTTTTCCTTGTCCAATAATAGAATCATGGGTTCTATTCCTGAGTCTTTTGATGAATTGTTGAGTTTGGAATTCTTGGACTTGTCAAGAAATAATCTATCTGGAGAGATTCCCAAATCCTTAAAGAAACTCCGTTATCTCAAATATTTCAATGTCTCTTTTAATAGACTTGAAGGAAAAATTCCTGAAGGAGGATCATTTGGAAACTACACAATCGAATCATTTAAGGGTAATGAAGCCTTGTGTGGTGCAACTCGACTTCATGTTCCAAACTGCAAAACAAGACCTCTTAGAAATTCCAAGGCAAAAACTAAGCTGAAGCTCATAATATATGTAGCTCTGCCAATTGCCTCCACAATTTTGGTTGTGGCTCTGATAATCATTATCTTGCAAAATAGGAGGAAAGACAAATTGCCAACTCAAGAAGACATGATACCTTTAGGAACGTGGAGACGGTTTTCATACCACGAGCTTCGTCAAGCTACTGATGGATTCAATGGTAGTAGGTTGCTTGGTAATGGAAGTTATGGTTCACTATTCCAAGGGACTCTCCAGGATGGGACGGTAATTGCGGTAAAGGTCTTCAAGTTAGAGTTAGAAGGAGCTTTTAAGAGCTTTGATGTTGAATGTGATGTTCTCTGCAACACTCGTCACAGAAATTTAGTCAAAGTAATAAGCAGTTGCTCTAATGATCTTAATTTCAAAGCGTTGGTGCTTGAGTTCATGCCTAATGGGAGTCTTGATAAATGGTTGTATTCCAACAACCAATATTTGGATATCCTACAAAGGTTGAACATAATGATAGATGTTGCATCTGCATTGGAATATCTCCACCATGGTAATGCAACACCCGTGGTTCACTGTGATTTAAAACCCAACAATGTTCTATTAGATGAAGATATGGTTGCTCATTTGAGTGATTTTGGCATCGCGAAACTCTTACGTGAAGAGGTTTCAATGATACAAACCATGACAATGGCAACATTCGGATATATGGCACCAG AATATGGAATCGAAGGAATTGTTTCGACAAAAGGTGATGTGTATAGCTTTGGTATTCTTTTGATGGAAATCATCACAAGAAAAAAGCCCACAGATAAAATGTTTGAAGGAGAAAGAAGCTTGAATAGTTGGGTGATAGAGTCGATATCATCTTCGCGAAATCAAGTTGTAGATCCCAAGTTGTTGAGCACCATTGGAAGGGAACATTTAAAAGTCAAGAATTGTGCCTTATCCATTTTGCAAGTTGGCTTAGAATGTTCTGCAGAGTTACCAAATGAGAGGCTTCATATGAAAGAGGTTGTTACAAAGTTAAAGAAGATCAAAGTAAAGTTATCAAGGGATATGCAACGCGTTCGATGA
- the LOC105777093 gene encoding receptor kinase-like protein Xa21 isoform X3 has product MGNTFLNLALLIIFHFSMPTFSMKLTTILTDQSALLALKDHVIQDPENVLTTNWSASAPVCNWFGVSCGSKHRRVTALNLTRLGLVGTLPPHLGNLSFLSLLHVTNNSFYGGLPVQLSNLRRLKYVSFGNNSFSGEIPSWLGSLTELRRLFLDQNNFKGVIPFSLAYLSKLEVLYLSGNQISGSIPSTIFNISSLQEIYLSYNMLSGSIPSVPRDLLLLEVIHFSSNNLTGHIPKDMFDHLPNLKGLYWSRNLLSGRIPASLFKCKELQMLSLAYNQMEGSLPIEIGNLSMLQYIYIGRNHFDGEIPKQIVNLTLLMEFDCSHSNFTGIIPQEIGNLKNLNWLNLQFNNIAGSIPPQLFNISTLRMISLATNQLSGHLPSNMGLFLPNMEELYLGFNHLAGSIPMYISNASQLTLLDMSSNYFSGSIPDNLGNLRNLKILNLANNNLTSSGMSFLFSLTNCRVLESLFFEINSFISGELPRVVGNLSSSLEEFSASACNIRGSIPSEIGNLSHLISLELGGNKLIGQIPTTVGGLEELQSLSLKDNKLEGSIPTELCHLNKLAFLFLTNNKLSGPIPTCLGDLTSLRQLFLDSNMFSSSIPSTLTRLNYLLILYLSSNSLSGPLPIDIGKWKVLSSLDLSNNQFSGDIPTGVADLKDLTHFSLSNNRITGSIPESFDESLSLEFLDLSRNNLFGEIPKSLEKLRYLKYFNVSFNRLEGEIPEGGSFENYTIESFKGNEALCGAARLHVPNCKTRPLRNSKAKTKLILYVALPIASTILVVALIIIILQNRRRKDKLPTQEDMIPLGTWRRFSYHELRQATDGFNDSRLLGNGSYGAVFQGTLPDGTIIAVKVFKFELEGAFKSFDVECDVLRNTRHRNLVKVISSCSNDLNFKALVLEFMPNGSLDKWLYSNNQYLDTLQRLNIMIDVASALEYLHHGNATPVIHCDLKPNNVLLDEDMVAHLSDFGIAKLLCEEVSMIQTMTMATFGYMAPEYGMEGIVSTKGDVYSFGILLMEIITRKKPTDEMFAGERSLKSWVIESISSSRNQVVDPKLLSTIGREDLKVKNCALSILQVGLECCVELPNERLHMKEIVTKLKKIKVTLLRDMERVR; this is encoded by the exons ATGGGGAATACTTTCCTCAACTTAGCTCTTCTTATCATCTTCCATTTCTCTATGCCTACTTTCTCTATGAAATTAACAACCATACTTACAGATCAGTCAGCTCTTCTAGCACTAAAAGATCATGTTATTCAGGATCCTGAAAATGTCTTGACGACTAACTGGTCAGCCTCTGCCCCTGTTTGCAATTGGTTTGGTGTAAGTTGTGGATCCAAGCACCGTAGAGTCACAGCTCTAAACCTTACTAGGTTGGGACTCGTAGGCACCCTTCCACCTCACTTGGGAAATTTGTCAttcctttctcttcttcatGTCACAAACAATAGTTTCTATGGCGGATTACCTGTCCAGTTATCCAATTTGCGACGGCTGAAATATGTAAGCTTTGGTAACAACTCCTTCAGTGGAGAAATCCCATCATGGTTGGGATCATTAACTGAACTTCGAAGGTTGTTTTTGGACCAAAACAACTTCAAAGGTGTTATTCCATTCTCTTTAGCCTATTTGTCAAAGCTAGAGGTCTTGTATTTGTCTGGAAACCAGATTTCAGGTTCAATTCCCTCCACCATCTTCAATATCTCTTCGTTGCAAGAAATATATCTAAGCTACAATATGCTTTCTGGTTCCATACCCTCTGTTCCACGTGATTTGCTTTTGCTAGAAGTCATCCATTTCTCCTCCAATAATCTCACTGGTCATATCCCAAAAGATATGTTTGATCATCTTCCAAATTTGAAAGGATTGTACTGGAGTCGTAACCTGCTTTCTGGTAGAATTCCTGCCAGTCTATTCAAGTGCAAAGAGTTACAAATGTTATCTTTAGCGTATAACCAAATGGAGGGGAGCCTACCAATAGAAATTGGGAATTTGAGTATGCTTCAATACATCTATATTGGTCGGAACCACTTTGATG GTGAAATTCCTAAACAAATTGTGAATTTAACTCTTCTTATGGAGTTTGATTGTTCCCATAGCAATTTTACAG GTATAATACCACAAGAGATTGGCAACCTAAAGAATCTAAATTGGTTGAATTTACAATTTAACAATATTGCTGGTTCTATTCCTCCACAACTGTTCAATATTTCAACTCTAAGGATGATTTCTTTGGCTACAAATCAGCTCTCTGGCCATCTTCCATCAAACATGGGCCTTTTCCTTCCAAACATGGAGGAACTATATCTTGGTTTCAATCACCTTGCCGGCTCGATCCCAATGTATATTTCCAATGCCTCTCAGCTTACTCTTCTTGACATGTCTAGTAATTACTTTTCAGGGTCCATTCCTGATAATCTGGGAAATCTAAGAAATTTAAAGATTCTCAACCTGGcgaataataatttaacttccTCAGGAATGagctttctcttttctttgacaAACTGTAGAGTCTTGGAGAGCCTTTTTTTCGAGATCAACTCATTTATTAGTGGTGAACTTCCAAGAGTGGTAGGAAATCTCTCAAGTTCTCTTGAAGAGTTCTCTGCTTCTGCATGCAACATCAGGGGTAGCATCCCCAGTGAAATTGGAAACTTAAGTCACTTGATAAGCCTTGAGCTAGGAGGCAATAAATTGATAGGACAGATTCCTACTACAGTTGGAGGATTGGAAGAGTTGCAAAGTCTTTCTCTTAAGGACAATAAGTTAGAGGGATCCATCCCAACTGAGTTATGTCATCTAAACAAATTGGCTTTCTTGTTCTTAACCAATAACAAATTGTCTGGGCCAATACCTACTTGCTTAGGTGATCTCACTTCATTAAGGCAACTATTTCTAGACTCCAATATGTTTTCCTCTTCAATACCGTCAACGTTGACAAGGCTTAACTATCTCCTCATCCTATACTTGTCTTCAAATTCTCTGAGTGGTCCACTGCCAATTGACATTGGAAAATGGAAAGTTTTGAGTAGTTTGGATTTGTCGAACAATCAGTTCTCAGGTGATATCCCAACTGGAGTTGCAGATCTCAAGGACCTCACTCATTTTTCCTTATCCAATAATAGAATCACGGGTTCTATTCCTGAGTCTTTTGATGAATCGTTGAGTTTGGAATTCTTGGACTTGTCAAGAAATAATCTATTTGGAGAGATTCCCAAATCCTTAGAGAAACTCCGTTATCTCAAATATTTCAATGTCTCTTTTAATAGGCTTGAAGGTGAAATTCCTGAAGGAGGATCATTTGAAAACTACACAATCGAATCATTTAAGGGGAATGAAGCCTTGTGTGGTGCAGCTCGGCTTCATGTTCCAAACTGCAAAACTAGACCTCTTAGAAATTCCAAGGCAAAAACTAAGCTCATACTATATGTAGCTCTGCCAATTGCCTCCACAATTTTGGTTGTGGCTCTGATTATCATTATCTTGCAAAATAGGAGGAGGAAAGACAAATTGCCAACTCAAGAAGACATGATACCTTTAGGAACGTGGAGACGATTTTCATACCACGAGCTTCGTCAAGCTACTGATGGATTCAATGATAGTAGGTTGCTTGGTAATGGAAGTTATGGTGCAGTATTCCAAGGGACTCTCCCGGATGGGACGATCATTGCGGTAAAGGTCTTCAAGTTTGAGTTAGAAGGAGCTTTTAAGAGCTTTGATGTTGAATGTGATGTTCTCCGCAACACTCGTCACAGAAATTTAGTCAAAGTAATAAGCAGTTGCTCTAATGATCTTAATTTCAAAGCGTTGGTGCTTGAGTTCATGCCTAATGGGAGTCTTGATAAATGGCTGTATTCCAACAACCAATATTTGGATACCCTACAAAGGTTGAACATAATGATAGATGTTGCATCTGCATTGGAATATCTCCATCACGGCAATGCAACACCCGTGATTCACTGTGATTTAAAACCCAACAATGTTCTATTAGATGAAGATATGGTTGCGCATTTGAGTGATTTTGGCATCGCGAAACTCTTATGTGAAGAGGTTTCAATGATACAAACCATGACAATGGCAACATTTGGATATATGGCACCAG AATATGGAATGGAAGGAATTGTTTCGACAAAAGGTGATGTGTATAGTTTTGGTATTCTTTTGATGGAAATCATCACAAGAAAAAAGCCCACAGATGAAATGTTTGCAGGAGAAAGAAGCTTGAAGAGTTGGGTGATAGAGTCGATATCATCTTCGCGAAATCAAGTTGTAGATCCCAAGTTGTTGAGCACCATTGGAAGGGAAGATTTAAAAGTCAAGAATTGTGCCTTATCCATTTTGCAAGTTGGCTTAGAATGTTGTGTAGAGTTACCAAATGAGAGGCTTCATATGAAAGAGATTGTTACAAAGTTAAAGAAGATCAAAGTGACGTTATTAAGGGATATGGAACGAGTTCGATGA